Proteins encoded by one window of Labrus bergylta chromosome 2, fLabBer1.1, whole genome shotgun sequence:
- the LOC109989404 gene encoding P2Y purinoceptor 4, with the protein MEPQVDSSQHGNSSDDSESCLGESQHVSIPCLMCLVFLLSFLLNTFSLWVFCCRMPSWTAGTTLQFHLAVSDAIAIPVTPMMAVYFAMGNNWPFGRFLCQVKIALLSSHIYGSTVFLTLISFHRYAAVVHYNRSSCIKQKQFVRKLCAGVWCALLIQSLIYAFVLPLSNNNQCLSIHQKNLTDSYFLINFILLIFGFLFPFLMSAVCYGRLANTLTRLNISTAKGLRVKEKSQRMIGMCLLIFGLCFLPLNVMRTIAVVLKKYFPQHCYVLLKVETAYYASWILIGVNSCLDPLLYCFGSQKFLDASRSLRIGQRDSPNRSDSENTQNQ; encoded by the coding sequence ATGGAGCCTCAGGTGGATTCCTCTCAGCATGggaacagcagtgatgactcaGAATCTTGCCTTGGTGAGAGCCAGCATGTGTCCATCCCCTGCCTCATGTGCCTGgtcttcctcctcagcttccTCCTCAACACCTTCAGCCTCTGGGTCTTCTGCTGTCGGATGCCCAGCTGGACCGCTGGGACCACCTTGCAGTTCCACCTGGCCGTCAGCGACGCCATCGCTATCCCTGTCACTCCCATGATGGCGGTGTACTTTGCGATGGGCAACAATTGGCCCTTTGGTCGCTTCCTGTGCCAGGTCAAGATCGCTTTGCTGAGTTCTCACATCTACGGCAGCACCGTGTTCCTCACTCTCATCAGCTTCCATCGATATGCAGCCGTGGTGCACTACAACAGAAGCTCCTGCATCAAACAGAAGCAGTTTGTCAGGAAGCTGTGTGCAGGAGTGTGGTGTGCGCTTCTCATCCAGTCTCTGATCTACGCTTTCGTGCTTCCTCTGAGTAACAACAATCAATGCCTCTCCATCCACCAGAAGAACCTGACTGACTCCTACTTTCTCATCAACTTCATCCTTCTTATCTTTGGCTTTCTCTTCCCGTTCCTCATGTCGGCTGTTTGCTACGGCCGACTGGCTAACACCTTAACTCGCCTCAACATCAGCACAGCGAAAGGCCTGAGAGTGAAGGAGAAGTCTCAGAGGATGATCGGCATGTGTCTGCTCATATTCGGGCTGTGCTTCCTGCCTCTGAACGTGATGCGAACCATCGCAGTGGTTCTAAAGAAATACTTCCCACAACATTGCTATGTTCTCCTGAAGGTGGAGACAGCATATTATGCATCCTGGATTTTGATAGGAGTGAACAGCTGCCTGGATCCACTGTTGTACTGTTTTGGCTCACAAAAATTCCTCGATGCATCCCGGTCTTTAAGGATTGGCCAGCGAGACAGTCCCAACAGAAGTGATTCAGAAAATACTCAAAATCagtaa